One Aphelocoma coerulescens isolate FSJ_1873_10779 chromosome 5, UR_Acoe_1.0, whole genome shotgun sequence DNA segment encodes these proteins:
- the CEP170B gene encoding centrosomal protein of 170 kDa protein B isoform X9, which produces MSVTSWFLVSSTGIRHRLPREMIFVGRDDCELMLQSRSVDKQHAVINYDKEKDEHWVKDLGSLNGTFVNDVRIPDQKYITLKLNDVIRFGYDSNMYVLEQIQHKVPEEALKHEKYTSQLQMNYKGTAMKRAEQHMEHGVYTESPQAKLEKGERKAITETNTYRTPLYGQPSWWGEDDANNKEERRQEEHYSERSKEITQHEEELNGNISTYRDAQEQSVFAFRREPSYFEIPTKEFQQPSKSPETQVHEIPTKDVDAVVAPVVQSHASFTIEFDDGTPGKIKIKDHVTKFSLRQRRPFSKEPAHTEVMSAESKVADWLVQNDPSLMRRQSAGDDVYSTKSDLPVHVRTLKGHRHEDGTQSDTEDPKAEKETTPGSERPTEQTRLQRQMRRDPHEMLHNKQAFVIEFFEDTPRKKRSQSFTHSAHSSQSDTDPGLKNKVEKRKNALPAEKPGNSVPPSHLAAQAGKATSNSCGTQRTSSFKREKTEDRINSSSSSAPRAKSYGSVGRKSKMAQDFMAEYLRETAQSGKPSTEKPAPLPMPVAPRVVISSEPEPASAPPPEVKSAQGRRNDEEDSVSETGTYTIETESQDKEVEEARKMIDQVFGVLESPEFSRISSAFRPVIKGEKDDSGSQHLISENGTSQKSPLLQAFSSKAVNGSQAEAQMSAATQGSQKWVSRWASLADSYSDSGSVSGQGDGSAESGVPPKPGEPENSVPSRTRRLLPQLPPSDKSDSPTPTVLVCQESYSEVTKRTIVKDHCVEAYGDSSSRLFIQEDLDPDSLSDASRSDDGFSMEKGKKYKENSKMLEQMGEDNRSESRQPGACRISHVRAVSEPVSTSFYIGDDSNDAGVPSKLSLSVTHARADKDSKDPEFSFRCAGTPVSGKPPVKDVSAYINAAGKVVISLHQSLPQDQENMSGKETTSFVRQESFTKDKSSSGVPQNKLPHISSHPLLKDLEAVRSTRMDFSQDTHLLLKDTETALAALEAKLLGQSQQVEPSETAGQLEDSLSGDSDVDTASTVSLVSGKNVPASAPKRKAVASLQKEKSSSTPSIQDQCGQPSARDRLTEKRKTQAPEAPNRAEAAKRFQMKRSTGTRGSLDFTDDERSSNSPYLPVPDAVVSDHEHSVTRPVPRRKPYTQATKEDQSKTTSNVQKIQQVLTRSNSLSTPRPTRASKLRRARLGDASDNECVDAEKTASNPDTAAQGIKQPTETKKLSRLDILAMPRKRAGSFTVPSDSETAQSRTGFSGRSAESYRKMGVSDVRAAARKTAAAASAKQPFSRTRSSSVKYSSSSSSTQTPRIRGSGLGKQKHNGKETDDDEDFDDNPDPYNFMAQTAEIAEIARLSQTLVKDVAILAREIHDVAGDGDSQSSSGTGPSTSLSSVPNTPASTISAREELVQHIPEASLNYQKVPPGSVELKDFDQNMNDNREEDPSRKTRTRNREEVIFDNLMLNPVSQLSHTIRENTENLAEKMKILFQNSERTWEEMEAKINSENEVPILKTSNKEISSILKELRRVQKQLEVINAIVDPTGNLDIVASNKASAAAKQSTATKVRTANNSGSTLETLSPAQMRNYTQKSNCGSSSLQDSNFIPDGEKYVI; this is translated from the exons AAACGAATACTTACCGCACCCCTCTCTATGGGCAGCCCTCCTGGTGGGGGGAAGATGATGCAAATAACAAGGAGGAGAGAAGGCAAGAGGAACATTACTCAG AGAGATCAAAAGAGATAACCCAACATGAAGAGGAACTGAATGGGAATATTTCTACTTATAGAGATGCCCAAGAACAATCTGTGTTTGCCTTCCGGAGAGAGCCAAGTTACTTTGAGATTCCAACTAAAGAATTTCAGCAGCCATCAAAATCTCCAGAAACACAGGTCCATGAGATCCCAACAAAGGATGTTGATGCTGTGGTAGCCCCTGTTGTACAGAGTCATGCCTCTTTCACCATTGAATTTGATGATGGTACCCCTggtaaaataaagataaaagacCATGTAACTAAATTTTCGCTCAGACAGAGAAGACCCTTCAGTAAGGAACCAGCTCATACAGAGGTGATGTCAGCAGAGAGCAAAGTGGCTGACTGGCTTGTCCAGAATGACCCAAGCCTGATGAGAAGGCAGTCTGCAGGAGATGATGTTTACAGTACCAAGAGTGACCTGCCAGTTCATGTAAGGACGCTTAAAG GCCATAGGCACGAGGACGGGACTCAGAGTGACACCGAAGACCCCAAGGCAGAGAAGGAGACGACGCCGGGCAGCGAACGTCCGACAGAGCAGACGAGGCTGCAGCGCCAGATGAGGCGTGACCCCCACGAGATGCTGCACAACAAGCAGGCCTTTGTCATCGAGTTCTTCGAGGACACACCACGGAAGAAGCGGTCCCAGTCCTTCACGCACAGTGCTCACTCATCCCAGAGCGACACGGATCCGGGGCTGAAGAACAAGGTTGAAAAGCGCAAGAACGCGTTGCCGGCGGAGAAGCCAGGAAATTCAGTGCCGCCATCCCACCTCGCAGCCCAGGCGGGCAAAGCCACCAGCAATTCCTGCGGGACCCAAAGAACGAGCTCCTTCAAGAGGGAGAAGACGGAGGATCGGATCAACTCTTCATCTtcttctgctcccagagccaaAAGCTATGGGAGCGTTGGGAGGAAGTCTAAAATGGCTCAGGATTTTATGGCCGAGTACTTGCGTGAGACGGCTCAGTCTGGGAAGCCAAGCACTGAGAaaccagcccctctgcccaTGCCGGTAGCTCCACGCGTGGTTATATCCTCAGAACCAGAGCCTGCCTCTGCTCCACCTCCAGAAGTGAAgtctgcccagggcaggaggaaTGATGAGGAAGACAGTGTAAGCGAGACCGGCACATACACCATTGAGACAGAGTCGCAGGACAAAGAGGTGGAGGAAGCGCGAAAAATGATAGATCAG GTTTTTGGTGTTCTTGAGTCGCCTGAATTTTCCAGAATCTCTTCAGCCTTTAGGCCAGTAATTAAAGGTGAAAAAGATGACTCCGGTTCTCAGCATCTAATCAGTGAAAATGGCACTAGTCAGAAGTCACCCTTGCTCCAGGCATTTTCCTCAAAAGCTGTGAATGGGTCTCAGGCTGAAGCGCAG ATGTCTGCAGCCACTCAAGGGAGTCAGAAGTGGGTGTCAAGGTGGGCGAGCCTTGCGGACAGTTACTCTGACTCTGGATCTGTCTCTGGGCAGGGTGATGGAAGTGCAG AAAGCGGGGTACCCCCAAAACCTGGGGAACCAGAAAACTCTGTGCCCTCAAGAACAAGACGCCTTCTTCCCCAGCTTCCACCAAGCGATAAATCAGACAGCCCCACTCCCACGGTCCTGGTGTGCCAGGAGTCCTATTCTGAGGTTACCAAGAGAACCATCGTGAAGGACCACTGCGTGGAAGCCTATGGCGATTCCAGCAGCCGCCTCTTCATCCAGGAAGACCTGGATCCGGATAGCCTCAGCGATGCCAGCAGATCTGACGATGGCTTCAGCatggaaaaaggcaagaaatacAAAGAGAACAGCAAAATGCTAGAGCAGATGGGGGAAGACAATAGATCAGAGAGCCGGCAGCCAGGAGCCTGCCGGATCTCTCACGTGAGAGCTGTGAGTGAGCCAGTTTCTACTTCGTTCTACATTGGTGATGACAGCAATGATGCGGGGGTTCCCTCCAAGCTCTCTCTGAGTGTTACCCATGCTCgagcagacaaggacagcaaGGATCCAGAGTTTTCCTTCAGGTGTGCTGGCACACCAGTTTCTGGAAAGCCACCAGTCAAAGATGTTAGTGCTTATATAAACGCGGCTGGAAAAGTAGTTATTTCCCTTCATCAGAGTCTTCCTCAAGATCAAGAAAACATGTCAGGAAAGGAAACAACATCTTTTGTTCGACAGGAAAGTTTTACCAAAGATAAATCAAGCAGTGGTGTTCCTCAAAATAAACTCCCACATATTTCAAGTCACCCTCTGCTTAAAGATTTAGAGGCTGTTCGTTCCACTCGTATGGACTTTAGTCAGGACACTCATCTTCTGCTTAAGGACACTGAAACTGCCTTGGCAGCACTGGAAGCCAAATTGCTTGGTCAAAGCCAACAGGTGGAGCCCTCGGAAACTGCTGGTCAGCTGGAGGACTCCTTGTCAGGGGACTCAGATGTAGACACTGCCAGCACAGTCAGCTTGGTGAGTGGCAAAAATGTCCCAGCAAGTGCCCCGAAACGCAAAGCAGTCGCGAGCTTGCAGAAGGAGAAATCTTCCTCCACACCATCCATCCAGGACCAGTGTGGGCAGCCCAGCGCTCGGGACAGGCTGACGGAGAAGCGGAAAACACAAGCACCAGAGGCACCAAACCGAGCAGAGGCTGCCAAACGCTTCCAGATGAAGCGGAGCACTGGGACTCGAGGATCACTTGACTTCACAGATGATGAGAGAAGTTCAAACTCTCCCTACTTGCCGGTCCCGGATGCAGTTGTATCTGACCACGAGCACTCGGTAACCCGGCCAGTTCCCAGGAGGAAACCTTACACTCAGGCCACCAAGGAGGACCAGAGCAAAACGACCTCAaatgtgcagaaaatccagcagGTTCTCACCCGGTCCAACAGTTTATCCACCCCACGGCCCACAAGGGCCTCAAAGCTACGCCGTGCCCGGCTGGGAGATGCTTCGGACAATGAATGCGTGGATGCTGAGAAAACAGCCTCCAACCCTGACACCGCTGCTCAGGGCATCAAGCAGCCCACGGAGACAAAGAAGCTCTCCCGGCTGGACATCCTGGCCATGCCCAGGAAACGGGCAGGTTCATTTACAGTGCCCAGTGACTCGGAGACGGCGCAGTCGAGGACGGGGTTTTCGGGCCGCAGCGCGGAGTCCTATCGAAAGATGGGCGTTTCGGAcgtgagagctgcagccaggaaaACGGCGGCCGCTGCCTCTGCCAAGCAGCCTTTCAGCAGGACCCGTTCAAGCAGTGTCAAGTACTCCTCCTCATCATCCT CCACACAAACACCGAGGATAcgtggctctgggctgggcaaACAGAAGCACAATGGCAAAGAAACGGATGATGATGAAGATTTTGATGACAACCCTGACCCATACAACTTCATGGCGCAAACAGCAGAGATAGCAGAAATAGCCAG GCTCAGCCAAACCTTGGTGAAGGATGTGGCCATCCTTGCTCGAGAGATTCACGATGTTGCTGGAGATGGGGACTCACAGAGTTCCTCGGGGACGGGACCAAGCACCTCCCTCAGCTCTGTGCCCAACACTCCTGCTTCCACCATATCTGCAAGAGAAGAG TTGGTGCAGCACATTCCAGAAGCAAGTCTGAACTACCAGAAAGTGCCTCCGGGATCAGTGGAACTGAAGGATTTTGACCAAAATATGAATGATAATAGAGAAGAGGATCCCTCAAGAAAAACAAGGACAAGAAACCGTGAGGAG GTAATCTTTGACAATCTGATGTTGAACCCAGTGTCTCAGTTATCACATACAATCcgtgaaaatacagaaaaccttGCTGAAAAAATGAA GATTCTGTTTCAAAACTCTGAAAGGacctgggaggagatggaggccAAAATCAATTCAGAAAATGAAGTGCCAATTCTGAAGACATCAAACAAG GAAATCAGTTCTATTCTGAAGGAGCTCAGGCGAGTTCAAAAACAGCTTGAAG tcATAAATGCTATCGTTGACCCTACTGGAAACTTGGATATAGTTGCCAGTAACAAAGCATCTGCTGCTGCTAAACAATCTACAGCCACTAAAGTCAGGACTGCTAACAATTCTGGGTCCACACTGGAGACTTTGTCCCCAGCACAGATGAGAAACTACACTCAGAAATCGAACTGTGGGTCTTCTAGCTTACAAGATTCGAATTTCATTCCAGATGGAGAGAAATATGTGATCTGA
- the CEP170B gene encoding centrosomal protein of 170 kDa protein B isoform X8, whose translation MSVTSWFLVSSTGIRHRLPREMIFVGRDDCELMLQSRSVDKQHAVINYDKEKDEHWVKDLGSLNGTFVNDVRIPDQKYITLKLNDVIRFGYDSNMYVLEQIQHKVPEEALKHEKYTSQLQMNYKGTAMKRAEQHMEHGVYTESPQAKLEKGERKAITETNTYRTPLYGQPSWWGEDDANNKEERRQEEHYSERSKEITQHEEELNGNISTYRDAQEQSVFAFRREPSYFEIPTKEFQQPSKSPETQVHEIPTKDVDAVVAPVVQSHASFTIEFDDGTPGKIKIKDHVTKFSLRQRRPFSKEPAHTEVMSAESKVADWLVQNDPSLMRRQSAGDDVYSTKSDLPVHVRTLKGHRHEDGTQSDTEDPKAEKETTPGSERPTEQTRLQRQMRRDPHEMLHNKQAFVIEFFEDTPRKKRSQSFTHSAHSSQSDTDPGLKNKVEKRKNALPAEKPGNSVPPSHLAAQAGKATSNSCGTQRTSSFKREKTEDRINSSSSSAPRAKSYGSVGRKSKMAQDFMAEYLRETAQSGKPSTEKPAPLPMPVAPRVVISSEPEPASAPPPEVKSAQGRRNDEEDSVSETGTYTIETESQDKEVEEARKMIDQVFGVLESPEFSRISSAFRPVIKGEKDDSGSQHLISENGTSQKSPLLQAFSSKAVNGSQAEAQMSAATQGSQKWVSRWASLADSYSDSGSVSGQGDGSAESGVPPKPGEPENSVPSRTRRLLPQLPPSDKSDSPTPTVLVCQESYSEVTKRTIVKDHCVEAYGDSSSRLFIQEDLDPDSLSDASRSDDGFSMEKGKKYKENSKMLEQMGEDNRSESRQPGACRISHVRAVSEPVSTSFYIGDDSNDAGVPSKLSLSVTHARADKDSKDPEFSFRCAGTPVSGKPPVKDVSAYINAAGKVVISLHQSLPQDQENMSGKETTSFVRQESFTKDKSSSGVPQNKLPHISSHPLLKDLEAVRSTRMDFSQDTHLLLKDTETALAALEAKLLGQSQQVEPSETAGQLEDSLSGDSDVDTASTVSLVSGKNVPASAPKRKAVASLQKEKSSSTPSIQDQCGQPSARDRLTEKRKTQAPEAPNRAEAAKRFQMKRSTGTRGSLDFTDDERSSNSPYLPVPDAVVSDHEHSVTRPVPRRKPYTQATKEDQSKTTSNVQKIQQVLTRSNSLSTPRPTRASKLRRARLGDASDNECVDAEKTASNPDTAAQGIKQPTETKKLSRLDILAMPRKRAGSFTVPSDSETAQSRTGFSGRSAESYRKMGVSDVRAAARKTAAAASAKQPFSRTRSSSVKYSSSSSSSRRRPQGSDYTSTSEEEYGSNHSSPKHKRSHTSTATQTPRIRGSGLGKQKHNGKETDDDEDFDDNPDPYNFMAQTAEIAEIARLSQTLVKDVAILAREIHDVAGDGDSQSSSGTGPSTSLSSVPNTPASTISAREELVQHIPEASLNYQKVPPGSVELKDFDQNMNDNREEDPSRKTRTRNREEVIFDNLMLNPVSQLSHTIRENTENLAEKMKILFQNSERTWEEMEAKINSENEVPILKTSNKEISSILKELRRVQKQLEVINAIVDPTGNLDIVASNKASAAAKQSTATKVRTANNSGSTLETLSPAQMRNYTQKSNCGSSSLQDSNFIPDGEKYVI comes from the exons AAACGAATACTTACCGCACCCCTCTCTATGGGCAGCCCTCCTGGTGGGGGGAAGATGATGCAAATAACAAGGAGGAGAGAAGGCAAGAGGAACATTACTCAG AGAGATCAAAAGAGATAACCCAACATGAAGAGGAACTGAATGGGAATATTTCTACTTATAGAGATGCCCAAGAACAATCTGTGTTTGCCTTCCGGAGAGAGCCAAGTTACTTTGAGATTCCAACTAAAGAATTTCAGCAGCCATCAAAATCTCCAGAAACACAGGTCCATGAGATCCCAACAAAGGATGTTGATGCTGTGGTAGCCCCTGTTGTACAGAGTCATGCCTCTTTCACCATTGAATTTGATGATGGTACCCCTggtaaaataaagataaaagacCATGTAACTAAATTTTCGCTCAGACAGAGAAGACCCTTCAGTAAGGAACCAGCTCATACAGAGGTGATGTCAGCAGAGAGCAAAGTGGCTGACTGGCTTGTCCAGAATGACCCAAGCCTGATGAGAAGGCAGTCTGCAGGAGATGATGTTTACAGTACCAAGAGTGACCTGCCAGTTCATGTAAGGACGCTTAAAG GCCATAGGCACGAGGACGGGACTCAGAGTGACACCGAAGACCCCAAGGCAGAGAAGGAGACGACGCCGGGCAGCGAACGTCCGACAGAGCAGACGAGGCTGCAGCGCCAGATGAGGCGTGACCCCCACGAGATGCTGCACAACAAGCAGGCCTTTGTCATCGAGTTCTTCGAGGACACACCACGGAAGAAGCGGTCCCAGTCCTTCACGCACAGTGCTCACTCATCCCAGAGCGACACGGATCCGGGGCTGAAGAACAAGGTTGAAAAGCGCAAGAACGCGTTGCCGGCGGAGAAGCCAGGAAATTCAGTGCCGCCATCCCACCTCGCAGCCCAGGCGGGCAAAGCCACCAGCAATTCCTGCGGGACCCAAAGAACGAGCTCCTTCAAGAGGGAGAAGACGGAGGATCGGATCAACTCTTCATCTtcttctgctcccagagccaaAAGCTATGGGAGCGTTGGGAGGAAGTCTAAAATGGCTCAGGATTTTATGGCCGAGTACTTGCGTGAGACGGCTCAGTCTGGGAAGCCAAGCACTGAGAaaccagcccctctgcccaTGCCGGTAGCTCCACGCGTGGTTATATCCTCAGAACCAGAGCCTGCCTCTGCTCCACCTCCAGAAGTGAAgtctgcccagggcaggaggaaTGATGAGGAAGACAGTGTAAGCGAGACCGGCACATACACCATTGAGACAGAGTCGCAGGACAAAGAGGTGGAGGAAGCGCGAAAAATGATAGATCAG GTTTTTGGTGTTCTTGAGTCGCCTGAATTTTCCAGAATCTCTTCAGCCTTTAGGCCAGTAATTAAAGGTGAAAAAGATGACTCCGGTTCTCAGCATCTAATCAGTGAAAATGGCACTAGTCAGAAGTCACCCTTGCTCCAGGCATTTTCCTCAAAAGCTGTGAATGGGTCTCAGGCTGAAGCGCAG ATGTCTGCAGCCACTCAAGGGAGTCAGAAGTGGGTGTCAAGGTGGGCGAGCCTTGCGGACAGTTACTCTGACTCTGGATCTGTCTCTGGGCAGGGTGATGGAAGTGCAG AAAGCGGGGTACCCCCAAAACCTGGGGAACCAGAAAACTCTGTGCCCTCAAGAACAAGACGCCTTCTTCCCCAGCTTCCACCAAGCGATAAATCAGACAGCCCCACTCCCACGGTCCTGGTGTGCCAGGAGTCCTATTCTGAGGTTACCAAGAGAACCATCGTGAAGGACCACTGCGTGGAAGCCTATGGCGATTCCAGCAGCCGCCTCTTCATCCAGGAAGACCTGGATCCGGATAGCCTCAGCGATGCCAGCAGATCTGACGATGGCTTCAGCatggaaaaaggcaagaaatacAAAGAGAACAGCAAAATGCTAGAGCAGATGGGGGAAGACAATAGATCAGAGAGCCGGCAGCCAGGAGCCTGCCGGATCTCTCACGTGAGAGCTGTGAGTGAGCCAGTTTCTACTTCGTTCTACATTGGTGATGACAGCAATGATGCGGGGGTTCCCTCCAAGCTCTCTCTGAGTGTTACCCATGCTCgagcagacaaggacagcaaGGATCCAGAGTTTTCCTTCAGGTGTGCTGGCACACCAGTTTCTGGAAAGCCACCAGTCAAAGATGTTAGTGCTTATATAAACGCGGCTGGAAAAGTAGTTATTTCCCTTCATCAGAGTCTTCCTCAAGATCAAGAAAACATGTCAGGAAAGGAAACAACATCTTTTGTTCGACAGGAAAGTTTTACCAAAGATAAATCAAGCAGTGGTGTTCCTCAAAATAAACTCCCACATATTTCAAGTCACCCTCTGCTTAAAGATTTAGAGGCTGTTCGTTCCACTCGTATGGACTTTAGTCAGGACACTCATCTTCTGCTTAAGGACACTGAAACTGCCTTGGCAGCACTGGAAGCCAAATTGCTTGGTCAAAGCCAACAGGTGGAGCCCTCGGAAACTGCTGGTCAGCTGGAGGACTCCTTGTCAGGGGACTCAGATGTAGACACTGCCAGCACAGTCAGCTTGGTGAGTGGCAAAAATGTCCCAGCAAGTGCCCCGAAACGCAAAGCAGTCGCGAGCTTGCAGAAGGAGAAATCTTCCTCCACACCATCCATCCAGGACCAGTGTGGGCAGCCCAGCGCTCGGGACAGGCTGACGGAGAAGCGGAAAACACAAGCACCAGAGGCACCAAACCGAGCAGAGGCTGCCAAACGCTTCCAGATGAAGCGGAGCACTGGGACTCGAGGATCACTTGACTTCACAGATGATGAGAGAAGTTCAAACTCTCCCTACTTGCCGGTCCCGGATGCAGTTGTATCTGACCACGAGCACTCGGTAACCCGGCCAGTTCCCAGGAGGAAACCTTACACTCAGGCCACCAAGGAGGACCAGAGCAAAACGACCTCAaatgtgcagaaaatccagcagGTTCTCACCCGGTCCAACAGTTTATCCACCCCACGGCCCACAAGGGCCTCAAAGCTACGCCGTGCCCGGCTGGGAGATGCTTCGGACAATGAATGCGTGGATGCTGAGAAAACAGCCTCCAACCCTGACACCGCTGCTCAGGGCATCAAGCAGCCCACGGAGACAAAGAAGCTCTCCCGGCTGGACATCCTGGCCATGCCCAGGAAACGGGCAGGTTCATTTACAGTGCCCAGTGACTCGGAGACGGCGCAGTCGAGGACGGGGTTTTCGGGCCGCAGCGCGGAGTCCTATCGAAAGATGGGCGTTTCGGAcgtgagagctgcagccaggaaaACGGCGGCCGCTGCCTCTGCCAAGCAGCCTTTCAGCAGGACCCGTTCAAGCAGTGTCAAGTACTCCTCCTCATCATCCT CATCAAGGCGGAGACCACAGGGTTCAGATTACACTTCTACTTCGGAGGAGGAATATGGCTCAAATCACAGCTCCCCTAAACACAAACGCTCCCATACTTCAACAGCCACACAAACACCGAGGATAcgtggctctgggctgggcaaACAGAAGCACAATGGCAAAGAAACGGATGATGATGAAGATTTTGATGACAACCCTGACCCATACAACTTCATGGCGCAAACAGCAGAGATAGCAGAAATAGCCAG GCTCAGCCAAACCTTGGTGAAGGATGTGGCCATCCTTGCTCGAGAGATTCACGATGTTGCTGGAGATGGGGACTCACAGAGTTCCTCGGGGACGGGACCAAGCACCTCCCTCAGCTCTGTGCCCAACACTCCTGCTTCCACCATATCTGCAAGAGAAGAG TTGGTGCAGCACATTCCAGAAGCAAGTCTGAACTACCAGAAAGTGCCTCCGGGATCAGTGGAACTGAAGGATTTTGACCAAAATATGAATGATAATAGAGAAGAGGATCCCTCAAGAAAAACAAGGACAAGAAACCGTGAGGAG GTAATCTTTGACAATCTGATGTTGAACCCAGTGTCTCAGTTATCACATACAATCcgtgaaaatacagaaaaccttGCTGAAAAAATGAA GATTCTGTTTCAAAACTCTGAAAGGacctgggaggagatggaggccAAAATCAATTCAGAAAATGAAGTGCCAATTCTGAAGACATCAAACAAG GAAATCAGTTCTATTCTGAAGGAGCTCAGGCGAGTTCAAAAACAGCTTGAAG tcATAAATGCTATCGTTGACCCTACTGGAAACTTGGATATAGTTGCCAGTAACAAAGCATCTGCTGCTGCTAAACAATCTACAGCCACTAAAGTCAGGACTGCTAACAATTCTGGGTCCACACTGGAGACTTTGTCCCCAGCACAGATGAGAAACTACACTCAGAAATCGAACTGTGGGTCTTCTAGCTTACAAGATTCGAATTTCATTCCAGATGGAGAGAAATATGTGATCTGA